TCATCGATCTCCGGGTTACCCACACCCGCCGTGACCAGCACGATCACGATGAAAAGGGCTCAATGAAGAGAAGACGCATACTCGCCACGGTGGCCGTGCTCGCGGCCGGGGCCGGTCTCGTCGGCTGCTCGTCGTCGGACGACGGCGGAAGCGACGCCAGCAACTGCACGAACACCATCACCAAACAGAACGTGCCGGTCGTGACGATGTGGGGCTGGTACCCCAACATGCAGCTCGTCGTCGACAACTTCAACAAGCAGCACGACGACGTGCAGGTCTGCTGGACCAACGTCGGCCAGGGCAGTGACGAGTACGACAAGTTCCAGACGGCCATCTCGGCCGGCACCGGGGCACCCGACGTGATCATGATCGAGGCGGACCGGATCCCGACGTTCCAGATCCAGAACGCGCTCGTCGACATCAAGCAGTACGGGTACGACGCGGTCAAGGCCAACTACAGCGACGGCGCCTGGAAGGACGTGTCGGTCGGCGACGCGGTCTACGGCGTGCCGGTCGACGGCGGCCCGGTGGCGATGATCTACCGCAAGGACATCTTCGACAAGTACAAGATCACGCCGCCGAAGACCTGGGCCGAGTACGAGCAGGCCGCGCAGAAGGTGAAGGACGCAGGCGGCCCGCTCTTCGGGGACCTCGGCGCGAACGTCTCGGCGCTCACGATGGCGCTGCAGATCCAGAAGGGCGCCACGCCCTTCACCTACGATCCGGCGCAGCCGAAGTCGATCGGCGTCAAGCTCAACGACCAGGCCTCCAAGGACGTGCTGGACTACTGGGGCGGCCTCGCCAAGAAGGGCCTGGTCGGGACGCAGGACCAGTTCACCCCGGAGTACATCTCCGGCGTGATCAACGGCAACTACGCGACGTACATCTCCGCGGCGTGGGCGCCCGGCTACCTCACCGGCGCGGGCGTCGGCAAGGGGCAGGACACCGGCAAGTTCGCGGTGGCGCCGCTGCCGCAGTGGGACCCGGCCAACCCGGTGCAGGTCAACTGGGGTGGCTCGGCGTTCTCGGTGACCAAGCAGGCGAAGAAGCCGGAGTTGGCCGCGAAGGTCGCCTACGGGCTCTACGCCGACAAGGAGTCGCTCACCGACGGCTGGACCAACCAGATCATCTTCCCGTTGAACCTCACGGCGCTCAAGGACCCCGCGTTCATCGACCTGAAGGTGGCGTTCTTCGACGGCCAGCAGGCGAACAAGGAGGTCTACGTCCCGGCCGCCGACGCCTACAAGGGTGTCTCCTACGCCCCCTTCGGTCAGTACTACCTCGACGCGATGACCGAGCAGGTCAGCGAGGTCATCAAGGGGTCCATCACCGGGTCTCAGGCGGCCGACCGGCTGCAGGAGGACGTGGCGAAGTACGCCAAGGAACAAGGTTTCACCGTTCAGTGACCGGACGGGTGGGCCGCGCCGGCAGCGGCCGGCCCACCCTCGACCCTCGGCGTCCACGTCCCGGAGACCAAGATGACAGTCCTGACCGAGAAGCGCGCCCCGCGTACCACGCAGCAGACGCGCAAGATCCGTGGCAAGGTGCACCTCCGC
This genomic stretch from Micromonospora krabiensis harbors:
- a CDS encoding ABC transporter substrate-binding protein; the encoded protein is MKRRRILATVAVLAAGAGLVGCSSSDDGGSDASNCTNTITKQNVPVVTMWGWYPNMQLVVDNFNKQHDDVQVCWTNVGQGSDEYDKFQTAISAGTGAPDVIMIEADRIPTFQIQNALVDIKQYGYDAVKANYSDGAWKDVSVGDAVYGVPVDGGPVAMIYRKDIFDKYKITPPKTWAEYEQAAQKVKDAGGPLFGDLGANVSALTMALQIQKGATPFTYDPAQPKSIGVKLNDQASKDVLDYWGGLAKKGLVGTQDQFTPEYISGVINGNYATYISAAWAPGYLTGAGVGKGQDTGKFAVAPLPQWDPANPVQVNWGGSAFSVTKQAKKPELAAKVAYGLYADKESLTDGWTNQIIFPLNLTALKDPAFIDLKVAFFDGQQANKEVYVPAADAYKGVSYAPFGQYYLDAMTEQVSEVIKGSITGSQAADRLQEDVAKYAKEQGFTVQ